The sequence below is a genomic window from Acidobacteriota bacterium.
CGGCCGATGCTCGCATCGGCCGAAAGGCCGGCCCTTGCAAGCAAGGGCCGCTACAGTGGAGGCCTACGAGGGAGAAGATCGGCGTCAGGCGACGCCTCCCCCAGGACGGGAGACGCGGAACGGCAACGTACCTGACGGGGGAATGGGGAAGGGTGCGGGAACGTTAGACATCGAGACAGGCGAGGGGTATACTTGAGAAACGCCGGCGGGTTTGTCGCTCAAAGAGGATCCGCCGCATTGAGAAACCGGAAAGGTCCATGAAGGAAAACCTGGGAAATCCTCGTCGTGGTATGGCCGCCGCAAGGATGGCGGGGGCGGTTCTGGCGGCATGGCTCGGCACCGGGGTTCTGGCCTCGAGCGCGGGGGATCTTCGCGTGACGGGCAGGGCCGGTGAAATCCGGTGCGAGGCGCCGGGAAGCCTCACCGTCACGGGAGGGTCCGCTGGAGCCGTCCAGCGATGGGTGGTCCGGGCGGAAGGGGCCGTCACCGTGGCCGCCGGGCTGGAGCCCTTCGTCCACCGGGTTCGCGAGGGGATCTCCGTGGAGCTTCCCGCGGGGTCGGGGCCGACGCTGACCTGGCTCCCCCAGGGGCTCCTGTTTCGCTGGACCACGGGCGCGGACCCGGGGAGCCCCGCGGACGTCTTCGCCACCACCACGCCGCCCGCTTACCCGCTGGGTCCGGGGGACAAGATCCAGATCACGGTCTACAACGAGCAGGACATGAACCAGACCGTGGTGGTGGACCCCTCGGGCGCCATCACCTTGCCGGTCCTCGACAAGGTGGAGGTGCAGGGCCTGTCGGTCAACCAGCTCCAGACGCGGCTCGAGGGCCTGCTGGGGCAGTTCGTGAAGGCGCCGCAGGTGAACCTCCAGCTCATCGAGTACGGGAGCCGCTACGTGAACGTCCTCGGAGAGGTGGGCAACCCGGGGCGCGTGCCCCTCAAGGGCGCCCTCAAGGTCCTCGACGCCGTGAGCCAGGCGGGCGGATACACGAGCAAATCGGGGGACGTGGAGATTTCCCGCCGGGATTCCACGGGAAAACTGCACACCCGGGTCTTCCCCCGCGAGGAGCTCCTCGGGGCCTCCAGCGAGAAGGGCAACATCTACGTGCTGGACCAGGATGTGATCAACGTGCAGGCCATCAAATCGGTGTACGTCTCGGGCGAAGTCAAGAACCCCGGGTCGTTCCCCTACAACCGGGACATCACCCTCCTTCGGGCCATCACCCTCGCCGGAGGGTTCACCCAGTGGGCCAAGAAGGACCGAGTGGACGTCCTCAGGGAGACCCCCGACAGCGCCCCGCGGGTCCTTCAGGTGGATGTGTCCGAGATTGAGAAGGGCCGCCTGGAGGACCTGCCGCTCCTTCCCAACGACCACGTGGTGGTCAAGGAAAGGAAGTTCTTCTAAGAGTTGGGCTTGGACGGCCGGCGGGAAGCGCCGCGCAAGGGTCGGTGAGGCGCCGGGAGCAGGAGAGCGGAGCGAGAGATGCCAGGAAGCGATACCGGGAACCCCATCCTTCAGGAGTCGCCCGAGCCACAGGAGTTCGACCTCCTGAAGTGGGTCCAGCTCTTCTGGGAGCACCGCTGGTGGATCGCGGGGATCACGGCCGCCGCCGTCCTCGCCGCGGGGTTGTACAGCTTTCTCGCCCGCCCCATCTACTCGGCCACGGCGACGATCTACGTCCAGTCCTACAGCCGGACGCCGCTGAACACCTACAACCCCACGGGCGCCACCTCCTGGATGGAGGAGGAGAAGTTCTACAACTCCCAGGCGGAGATCATCCGGAGCCAGGCCGTCATGCAGGACGCGGCCGACCGCCTGAAGCTGGCCACCCACCCGGGCTTTCGGGAGATGGAGAACCCCTCCGAAGCCTGGAGGGCTCTGGCGGCCATGACCAAGGTGGAGACGGTGCGGGACAGCGCCCTCTTCAAGATCACCGTGAGCGGCCCCTACAAGGAGGACGTGGCCAAGTGGGCCAACATGGTGGCCGAGGTCTACCGGGACAAGACCCTGAGGGACGCCCTGGAGGTCATCCGCCGGGCCAACGAGGCCATGCTCGAGGAGGCCCGGAAGATGCAGGAGGAGTACGTGCGCCAGCAGGGGCTCGTCGCCTCCACCCTGCAGGCCTCGGGCTCCTACTTCCCGGAGAACCAGAAGGAGATCCTCGACAAGCGTATCGAGGCCCTCGAACTCAAGCTCAACGAGGTGGCCGTCCGCGAGAGCGAAACGAGCGCCGTGGTGGGGCAGATCCGCCGCTCCCTCGCGCGGGGCGAAGACGCCGCCAGCCTCCCCTCCACCCTCGGCGATCCGGGCGTGCAGGAGATGACCAGGCTCTACAACGAGATGGCGCGGGAATTGAGCCGCCTCTCGGTCAAGTACACACCCCAGCACCCGGAGGTCAAGGCGCTCAAGACCCGCCTCTCCCGCCAGGGACAGGCCATTCTGGAGAGCTACCAGGCCCAGCTGGGCGCGCTCTACTCCGAGAAGGCCAACCTCACCGCCGAACTGGAGGGCGTCAAGCGCCAGGGCCTGCAGTTCGTGGAGGGGGCCTCTCGGGGCGAGGCCCTGACCACCAGCGGGGCGGCCATCAAGAAGTACATGGACCTCCTCTACGACAAGATGAAGGAGCTGAATGTCAGCTCGGCCCTCCTCTCGAGCAACGTGCGCCTGGTGAACGCCGCCCTCCCGCCCACGGCGCCGGTGCGTCCCCGCAAGGCCATGAACCTGCTCCTGGGGCTCATGCTCGGCCTCATGCTCTCGGCGGGGTCCGTGGTGGCCTACCAGTACCTGGACACGTCCGTGAAGGACGTGGACGTGCTGGAGGCTCGGCTGGGCCTCAACCTCCTCACCCTCGTGCCCACCATGGGCAACGGCACCGACCGGGCCGTGGTGGAGGCCTTCCAGACCCTCCGGACGGCCCTCATCTTCGCGAGCGAGAACCAGCAGAAGAACCTCCTCCTGGTGACCTCAGCGGGGCCCAAGGAGGGCAAGACCACGGTGGCCGTGAACCTGGCGAGGACCCTCGCCGCCACGGGGGACCGCGTGTTCCTCATGGACTGCGACTTGAGGCGCCCCCAGGTGAACCGGACCCTCAACAACCTCGCGGGCAAGAAGGGCCTGACCCTCTACCTCGCCGAGAAGGGGGCCACCCTCGAGGAGTTCGTGGTCCAGGGCCCCCACCCGAACCTCTGGGTGCTGGCCTCGGGCCCCATCCCGCCCAACCCTCCCGAACTCTTCTCCATGAAGCGCTTCCACGACCTGTTGGAGCGCCTGAGGAAGGAGTACGACTGGGTGATCCTGGACTCGCCGCCGGCCCTGAGTTTGGCCGACGCGCAGATCCTCGGCGCCATGACCGACTTCGCCCTCCTCGTGGCCCGCTACAAGAAGACCCTGCGTCCCATGCTGGAGCGCACCGTCCTGACCCTGCGGCGCCACCAGATCCCCGTGGCGGGAGTGGTCCTCAACGACGTGGATCCCAAGTCGGGCAGTTACTATGAGAACTACTACTACAGCCACTACTACTACGAGACCGGCAAGGAGCCCAAGAAGATCCCCTGGATCATGGGCAAGGCCGGAGCGTGGGGCGAGATATTCCGGAGCAAGTCGGTGTGAGGGGGCTCGGGCGGCGCCTCCCGCAAGGAGGAGGCCCGCCGGACCGACCCCCGGGCGGGTGGAAGTGATACAAAGAGACGGGGTTGCGGTGGTTGACTTGAAAGCGGCCACCCCTTATATTGCAGGAACAGGAGGACGTGTCATGCGCAAGGTCCTGATCGTGGTGGCCGGTTTGGCCCTCTGCCTTTTTGCTCTCTCGGCCTTCGCCGCCAACGCGGAGGATCCCATCACCCAGGGCGATTTCGCCGTGCTTCTTGCAAGCGCCCTCGGAAAGCCCGCCCCCCAGGGCGGTTGGACCCCCGCCAGCGCCACCCAGTATCTCGGTCAGGGCGGAATCTCCCCTCTGACGGGCTTCTGGAACGCGGGCGCCGTGCTGAAGGAGGGCGACCTGGCCCACCTCCTGCGCCGCATGGGCCTCAACTTTTTCACCACCCAGCCCGAGGATCCCGTCACCTGGGGAAAGGCCCAGGCGGTCCTGGGCCAGCACCGCGATTTCTTCCGGACTTACAACCCCCAGGGGCGCGTCCCCGGGGCCACCACGACCCACGTGAACACGGGCGTGGGCGGGCAGGACGCCGCGGCTCCTACGCCGGCCTCCCCCAGCACTCCGTAAGAACCCCCACCTCGTTCGAGGTCCTCGCGGCCGCCGGGAAACCGGCGGCCGCTTCGCGTTTCGGCGCCTCCGCGGGCCGGGATTTCGGCTAGAATGGGGCCGAGAGGGACCGCCATGGGAGAGGACGCGCGCCAAGGGGCCGGGACGAACGGGGGCTCCCCCCTGCGCTTCGCCGTCTTCGTCGTGGCCTACAACGCCGTGACGACCCTCGCCCGGGTCCTGGACCGGATCCCGCCCGAGGCATGGGATCGTCTCGAAGAGGTCTACGTCTTCGACGACGCGAGCACGGACGATACGGCCCTCCTCGGCGAGGGGTACCGGGCCTCCCGGGGCCGCGAGAAGCTGAAAATCTACCGGAATCCCATGAACCTCGGGTACGGCGGGAACCAGAAGAGGGGCTACGACTACGCCCGGGAGCGGGGCTTCGACTATGTGATCCTCCTCCACGGGGACGGACAGTACGCCCCGGAGATGATCCCGGAGTTCTTGAGGGTGGCGCGGGAGCGCCGCCCCGCGGCGGTCTTCGGTTCGAGGATGATGGCCCCGGGGCAGGCGCGCCGGGGCGGGATGCCCCTGTACAAGTACGTGGGCAACCGCCTCCTCACGGCGTACGAAAACGCCCTCCTGGGAAGCCGCCTGTCGGAGTTCCATTCGGGGTACCGGATGTACGCCGTGGAGGCGCTCAGCCGCCTGCACTACCCGGCCTACACGGACGACTTCCACTTCGACACCCAGATCATCGTGGAGCTCCTCCATCAGGGCCAGGAGATCGTGGAGATCCCCATCCCCACCTATTACGGCGGGGAGATCTGCTACGTGAACGGGATGCGGTACGCCCGGGACGTGGCGGCGGCCGTTCTCCGGTACAAGCTCTTTTCCCTGGGCCTTTTGAGCTGTCCCTGGATCGGGGAGGAGGCCTCCCGGCGCTACCCGGCCAAGACCAGCCCCCTGTCGAGCCACATGCGCGTGAGCCGCATGGTCCCGGCGGGCGCGCGGGTCCTGGATGTGGGCGCCGAGGGAAGCTACGCCGCCAAACTGAGGGAGAAGGGGTGCGCCGTCTCAGGGATCAACGACCGTCCCCTGGAGGGCGCCGAAGCGCAGCCCTACGAGCGGCTCTGGGTGAGGGACCTGGACCTGGAGGGCCTGCCCCCGCCCGCGGAGGCGGGGCGTTACGACTGCATCGTGCTCGCCGACGTCCTCGAACACCTCAGAACGGCGCCGGCCTTGCTCTCCCAGGCCAAGGACCTGCTGGCCGAGCGGGGAGTGGTCATCGCCTCCACGGGGAACGTGGCCCACTTCACCGTGCGCCTCGGCCTTCTCTTCGGCCGCTTCACGTACCGGGAGCGGGGCATCCTCGACGGGAGCCACGTGCGCCTGTACACGCGCCGGACCTTCCGGCGCCTGCTGGAGTCCCAGGGCTACCGCATTCTCAGGCAGAAGGTGACACCCATCCCCTTCGAACTCTTCGCCGGAAAGAGCCGCGCCGCCCGCGTCTTCTGGAGGGGAGTGGAGTACGGGTATTACGGCGCCGCCCGCCTCTGGCCTTCCCTCTTCGCTTACCAGTTCATCCTCCTCGCCGTGCCCCAGGGCCGCCCGGCCCCCGGGCGCACCTGACCGGAGCGCGGGCGCCGTGGCCGGCGGAGGGGCGGAGCGGGTCGAGGGGAAACGGGGCACGCCCTTCCTCCGAGGGGTTCCCTGGCTCCGTCACGCGGGCCTCGCGGCCTGCACCCTCCTGGCGGTGGCGGCGAGGGGGTACGGCTACGGGGTGGAGGACCAGAACCTCTACCTGCCCTTCCTGCTGAAGTGGAACGATCCGTCCCTGTTTCCGGCCGACCTCCTCCTGACCCAGGGCTTCGCGCGCGAGTCGGTGGTCTGGGTGCTCCTTTCGGCGCTCGGGCGCCTCGCGTCCCTGGAGGCGGTGTTTCTGGGTACGTACCTTGCGGCCAGCTACGCCACCTTGTTCTTCGTGCACCGCCTGGCCCGTGCCTGGTGGGACGACGGGGCGGCGGCCTGGATCGCGGTCTTCCTCTGGATCCCGGCCTATACCGTTCCCGGCGTGGCCAACACGACCTTCGACGCGTACCTCACCACGCGAATTCTGGGGGGCGTCTTCGCGCTGGCGGCGCTGGAGGCCTTTTTCCGGCGCCGGAACGGAGCCTCGGCCCTCTGGGTGCTGGGGGGCGGCCTCGTCCACCTCGTCACGGCGGTCCCAGTGGCCGC
It includes:
- a CDS encoding polysaccharide biosynthesis/export family protein, which codes for MAAARMAGAVLAAWLGTGVLASSAGDLRVTGRAGEIRCEAPGSLTVTGGSAGAVQRWVVRAEGAVTVAAGLEPFVHRVREGISVELPAGSGPTLTWLPQGLLFRWTTGADPGSPADVFATTTPPAYPLGPGDKIQITVYNEQDMNQTVVVDPSGAITLPVLDKVEVQGLSVNQLQTRLEGLLGQFVKAPQVNLQLIEYGSRYVNVLGEVGNPGRVPLKGALKVLDAVSQAGGYTSKSGDVEISRRDSTGKLHTRVFPREELLGASSEKGNIYVLDQDVINVQAIKSVYVSGEVKNPGSFPYNRDITLLRAITLAGGFTQWAKKDRVDVLRETPDSAPRVLQVDVSEIEKGRLEDLPLLPNDHVVVKERKFF
- a CDS encoding polysaccharide biosynthesis tyrosine autokinase, which gives rise to MPGSDTGNPILQESPEPQEFDLLKWVQLFWEHRWWIAGITAAAVLAAGLYSFLARPIYSATATIYVQSYSRTPLNTYNPTGATSWMEEEKFYNSQAEIIRSQAVMQDAADRLKLATHPGFREMENPSEAWRALAAMTKVETVRDSALFKITVSGPYKEDVAKWANMVAEVYRDKTLRDALEVIRRANEAMLEEARKMQEEYVRQQGLVASTLQASGSYFPENQKEILDKRIEALELKLNEVAVRESETSAVVGQIRRSLARGEDAASLPSTLGDPGVQEMTRLYNEMARELSRLSVKYTPQHPEVKALKTRLSRQGQAILESYQAQLGALYSEKANLTAELEGVKRQGLQFVEGASRGEALTTSGAAIKKYMDLLYDKMKELNVSSALLSSNVRLVNAALPPTAPVRPRKAMNLLLGLMLGLMLSAGSVVAYQYLDTSVKDVDVLEARLGLNLLTLVPTMGNGTDRAVVEAFQTLRTALIFASENQQKNLLLVTSAGPKEGKTTVAVNLARTLAATGDRVFLMDCDLRRPQVNRTLNNLAGKKGLTLYLAEKGATLEEFVVQGPHPNLWVLASGPIPPNPPELFSMKRFHDLLERLRKEYDWVILDSPPALSLADAQILGAMTDFALLVARYKKTLRPMLERTVLTLRRHQIPVAGVVLNDVDPKSGSYYENYYYSHYYYETGKEPKKIPWIMGKAGAWGEIFRSKSV
- a CDS encoding bifunctional glycosyltransferase/class I SAM-dependent methyltransferase produces the protein MGEDARQGAGTNGGSPLRFAVFVVAYNAVTTLARVLDRIPPEAWDRLEEVYVFDDASTDDTALLGEGYRASRGREKLKIYRNPMNLGYGGNQKRGYDYARERGFDYVILLHGDGQYAPEMIPEFLRVARERRPAAVFGSRMMAPGQARRGGMPLYKYVGNRLLTAYENALLGSRLSEFHSGYRMYAVEALSRLHYPAYTDDFHFDTQIIVELLHQGQEIVEIPIPTYYGGEICYVNGMRYARDVAAAVLRYKLFSLGLLSCPWIGEEASRRYPAKTSPLSSHMRVSRMVPAGARVLDVGAEGSYAAKLREKGCAVSGINDRPLEGAEAQPYERLWVRDLDLEGLPPPAEAGRYDCIVLADVLEHLRTAPALLSQAKDLLAERGVVIASTGNVAHFTVRLGLLFGRFTYRERGILDGSHVRLYTRRTFRRLLESQGYRILRQKVTPIPFELFAGKSRAARVFWRGVEYGYYGAARLWPSLFAYQFILLAVPQGRPAPGRT